One Etheostoma spectabile isolate EspeVRDwgs_2016 chromosome 12, UIUC_Espe_1.0, whole genome shotgun sequence genomic window carries:
- the eif4g1a gene encoding eukaryotic translation initiation factor 4 gamma 1a isoform X8 has protein sequence MNKPPQPITGPTSVPNPAPSPGLTQAAYGPGQPPSLVFATPPPPQMNSAPQPRQSYYQNRPAMATSAPRVQTSSGPRPVGPTQVYPHSSQMMMMSFPGSPQGYFIPPGQYRAPYMAPTQQYPVTSGTAGFYPGTSPAEYPAYAGAYYPAQPQYSQSVQPAPVMINPAQQQQQAPPPQQPPAQSQGPPKRERKPIRIRDPNQGGRDITEEIMSGGRSTTTPTPPQASTADGSPAQTNGEVTQPTTTVTRRDENTEPPTSAESPPPLATANTEPVVEVKQELENQMIPPAELAVQSVAPTAVAEVPCPLIKDLQSPCSLPAASTTTAPPEAENKVDTNVGDTVDAPVGPSASLAAQEAPVKMEEPQAVPPPAEKVPEKEEMKAEELQTLENKEQVASAKFEPAVEVPATFTPVDVAKEETATKTETKVSTPPSSAEEPSAPQTQNATQSPAPKPEPTPAEEAEPLLSNGLPQDTEELSEDMAFSDTTHVDKPDASQSQESTPVAKTVMPAQEEEEEEEEEKGEERKEKIEDAPPASVSCPTEESTMQAATSVPKKRKNMKELNKKEAIGDLLDAFTEEQEAKPAPEPSSTQADPVPVAPPEPPAEVVDETWEEKEDKQNAEPTVTSEPTEQKYQYKEEKWKPIDPEDKKRYDREFLLGFQFISASMHKPDGLPTISDVVLDKANKTPMRPVDPARMMNVGPDFTPSYLGNLGSRSVGGPRGPPPGPRRSQQGQRKEPRKIISSMSLGDDVQLNKAEKAWKPTVKKSSRNRAPEEVEDDDPEQAKTRELFKRLRSILNKLTPQKFQELMKQVTELTIDTEERLKGTIDLIFEKAISEPNFSVAYANMCRCLLGLKVPMPDKPGLFVNFRKLLLNRCQKEFEKDQDDDEIFEKKQKEIEAAKEGEECERLKVELQDFKDQARRRSMGNIKFIGELFKLKMLTEAIMHDCVVKLLKNHDEESLECLCRLFSTIGKDLDFEKAKPRMDQYFNQMDKIIKERKTSSRIRFMLQDVLDLRKSGWVPRRGDQGPKTIDQIHKEAEMEEHREQIKVQQQLLSKKEGGGDRGGGRMGGNMGGRGSHTPGGGRTSQPQDEGWNTVPISKNRPIDTTRLSKITKPGSLDFNNQLLAPGGKGMWGSWGKGSSGGTGAKPASGEPDSGRPATSTLNRFSALQQSASLLSSTDSDRRAPQRSSSSRERGGDRDRGERDRFDRFDRSEGREGRDDRSTRNQITKRSFSRESQERGGRAGDLRASTEPVRRVASMTDNRDRGSRDRGSRDRGSRDRGSRDRGSQDRAPSKDLPVKRESAPTPPPPLPKPALSEEELEKKSNAIIEEYLHINDLKEALQCVTELNSASLLYVFVRNGVESTLERSTIARAHMGLLLQQLVKADLLPPAQYYKGLEETLEAAEDTAIDIPHIWLYLAELITPMLHEGGIPMGQLFREISKPLVPLGQAGVLLVQILKLLCKEMTPKKVGAMWTEGGLNWSDFLPEDEDVNKFVTDQKVEFTTGEEMESKDMDEKKVLSGEELSKHLDRLLQDKANNQRIRDWVEANLDEQQTASNQFVRALMTSVCQSAIICDNPYRVDARQIGQRASLLQRYLSDEQKELQALYALQALMVHMEQPANLLRMFFDALYDEDVIKEDAFYKWETSKDPAEQTGKGVALKSVTAFFTWLREAEEESDKE, from the exons ATGAACAAACCACCACAGCCTATAACGGGGCCCACTTCTGTCCCAAACCCTGCCCCATCCCCTGGATTGACACAG GCCGCATACGGTCCTGGACAGCCACCTTCTCTTGTTTTTGCCACCCCTCCACCTCCACAAATGAACTCTGCACCTCAGCCAAGACAG AGTTACTATCAAAACCGACCAGCCATGGCCACCAGTGCTCCGAGGGTACAGACAAGTAGTGGCCCACGACCTGTCGGACCCACTCAAGTCTACCCGCACAGCtcacagatgatgatgatgtcctTTCCTGGCTCCCCTCAGGGTTACTTTATCCCACCTGGACAG TATCGGGCCCCATATATGGCTCCTACTCAGCAGTATCCTGTGACCAGCGGTACAGCAGGCTTCTATCCGGGAACTAGCCCTGCTGAATACCCTGCTTATG CAGGAGCATACTATCCAGCTCAGCCGCAGTACTCTCAGTCTGTCCAGCCGGCACCGGTCATGATCAACCCCGCCCAGCAACAGCAACAAGCCCCGCCTCCTCAGCAACCACCCGCACAGTCACAAGGGCCACCAAAGAGGGAACGCAAACCG ATAAGGATACGAGACCCCAACCAGGGCGGGCGTGATATCACAGAGGAGATCATGTCAGGTGGACGGTCCACCACCACACCGACTCCTCCACAG GCCTCCACAGCAGATGGAAGTCCTGCACAGACCAATGGTGAAGTTACACAGCCTACCACTACAGTTACGAGAAGAG atgaaaacactgagCCACCTACTAGCGCTGAAAGCCCACCACCTCTTGCCACCGCAAATACAGAGCCTGTGGTCGAGGTGAAACAGGAACTGGAAAACCAGATGATACCGCCTGCCGAGTTAGCCGTACAATCTGTAGCCCCTACAGCCGTTGCAGAGGTGCCATGCCCATTGATAAAGGACCTGCAGTCTCCCTGTTCCCTCCCTGCAGCATCTACTACTACAGCTCCTCCTGAGGCGGAAAATAAAGTTGATACTAATGTTGGTGACACCGTAGACGCTCCTGTCGGCCCTTCTGCATCGTTAGCGGCACAAGAGGCACCTGTCAAAATGGAAGAACCACAGGCTGTCCCACCACCAGCTGAGAAGGTACCAGAAAAGGAAGAAATGAAAGCAGAGGAATTGCAGACATTGGAAAATAAAGAGCAGGTGGCCAGTGCTAAGTTTGAGCCTGCAGTTGAGGTTCCTGCAACATTTACTCCTGTTGACGTGGCAAAAGAAGAAACGgctacaaaaacagaaacaaaagtcTCTACGCCTCCATCCTCTGCAGAGGAACCTTCTGCTCCACAAACCCAGAACGCCACGCAGAGCCCCGCCCCTAAACCCGAACCCACACCGGCTGAAGAAGCAGAGCCTCTTCTCTCCAACGGCCTTCCTCAGGACACTGAGGAACTGTCTGAGGATATGGCATTTTCAGACACTACACACGTTGACAAGCCGGATGCTTCTCAATCTCAGGAATCCACACCTGTGGCTAAAACGGTAATGCCTGcccaggaggag gaggaggaggaggaggaggagaaaggggaagaaagaaaggagaaaattGAGGATGCTCCTCCTGCCTCTGTTAGCTGCCCTACAGAGGAATCTACTATGCAAG CTGCAACGTCTGTGccaaagaagaggaagaacatGAAGGAGTTAAACAAGAAAGAGGCAATTGGAGACCTCCTGGATGCCTTCACAGAG GAGCAAGAAGCCAAGCCTGCTCCTGAACCCTCGTCCACTCAGGCCGACCCTGTCCCTGTTGCTCCACCTGAACCTCCTGCTGAGGTTGTAGATGAGACCTGGgaggagaaagaagacaagCAAAATGCAGAACCTACTGTTACATCTGAGCCAACTGAGCAGAAATACCAGTACAAAGAAG AAAAATGGAAGCCGATAGACCCAGAAGACAAGAAGCGGTACGACAGGGAGTTCCTCCTGGGTTTCCAGTTTATCAGCGCCAGTATGCACAAACCCGATGGCCTGCCTACCATCAGTGATGTGGTCCTGGACAAG GCAAACAAGACTCCAATGCGTCCTGTTGACCCAGCTCGAATGATGAATGTGGGTCCTGATTTTACTCCCTCGTATTTGGGTAACCTTGGGAGCAGATCGGTGGGAGGACCACGAGGCCCG CCACCTGGGCCACGTCGCTCCCAGCAAGGTCAGAGGAAAGAGCCCAGGAAAATTATCAGCAGCATGTCCCTCGGCGACGACGTGCAGCTCAACAAGGCTGAGAAAGCCTGGAAGCCCACGGTAAAGAAGTCGAGTCGAAACCGTGCCCCGGAGGAAGTTGAAGATGACGATCCAGAACAGGCCAAGACTCGAGAGCTGTTCAAGCGTCTGCGCAGTATCCTCAACAAGCTGACCCCTCAGAAGTTTCAGGAGCTGATGAAACAAGTGACAGAGCTGACAATAGACACGGAGGAGAGGCTGAAAGGAACCATTGACCTCATCTTTGAGAAGGCCATCTCAGAGCCCAACTTCTCTGTGGCCTATGCCAACATGTGCCGCTGCCTTTTGGGG TTGAAAGTCCCCATGCCCGACAAGCCAGGACTCTTTGTGAACTTCCGCAAACTGCTGCTCAACCGCTGCCAGAAAGAGTTTGAGAAGGACCAGGATGATGATGAAATCTTtgagaaaaagcaaaaagaaataGAAGCCGCCAAAGAA GGAGAGGAGTGTGAGCGCTTGAAGGTGGAGCTTCAGGATTTCAAAGACCAGGCTCGCCGGCGTTCAATGGGTAACATAAAGTTCATTGGCGAGCTCTTCAAGCTGAAGATGCTGACAGAGGCCATCATGCACGACTGTGTAGTGAAACTACTGAAGAATCATGATGAAGAGTCTCTGGAGTGTCTCTGCAGGCTGTTCTCCACAATTGGCAAAGACCTGGACTTTGAGAAGGCCAAG CCTCGTATGGATCAGTATTTCAACCAGATGGACAAGATaatcaaagagagaaagacctCATCCAGAATCCGCTTCATGCTACAAGATGTCTTGGATCTCAGAAAG AGTGGATGGGTGCCTCGTAGAGGAGACCAGGGTCCTAAAACAATCGACCAGATCCACAAggaggcagagatggaggagcaCAGAGAACAGATCAAAGTTCAGCAGCAGCTCCTGTCcaagaaagagggaggaggagacagaggaggtgGCAGGATGGGCGGGAACATGGGGGGCCGTGGCTCTCACACACCAGGAGGTGGCCGGACTAGCCAGCCACAGGATGAGGGATGGAACACGGTGCCCATTTCCAAGAACAGACCCATCGACACCACTCGCCTTAGCAAGATCACAAAG CCTGGTTCTCTGGACTTCAACAATCAACTGCTGGCTCCAGGGGGAAAAGGCATGTGGGGTAGCTGGGGCAAAGGCAGCAGTGGAGGAACTGGAGCAAAACCAGCAAGCGGAGAGCCAG ATTCTGGCCGTCCAGCTACCAGTACCCTCAACCGCTTCTCAGCCCTGCAACAGTCTGCTTCGTTGTTGTCTTCAACTGACTCTGATCGCAGAGCTCCTCAGAG GTCAAGCTCAAGCCGCGAGCGTGGTGGCGACAGAGACAGGGGTGAACGCGATCGGTTTGACCGATTCGATCGCAGCGAGGGACGGGAGGGTCGTGACGACAGGAGCACCCGGAACCAAATCACCAAGAGAAGCTTCAGCAGAGAGTCTCAGGAGCGCGGCGGGAGGGCCGGAGACCTTCGGGCCTCGACTGAGCCGGTGCGCCGCGTGGCCAGCATGACCGACAATAGGGACAGAGGAAGCAGGGACCGAGGTAGTCGGGATAGAGGAAGCAGGGACCGAGGAAGCAGAGACAGAGGCAGCCAGGACAGGGCCCCAAGCAAAGATCTCCCAG TTAAGCGTGAGAGCGCCCccactcctcctccccctctcccaaAACCTGCCTTGAGTGAAGAAGAGTTGGAAAAGAAGTCGAATGCCATCATAGAAGAATACCTCCACATTAATGACTTGAAG gaGGCGTTGCAGTGTGTGACGGAACTCAACAGTGCCTCGCTGCTCTATGTGTTTGTGCGGAACGGCGTGGAGTCGACGCTTGAGCGCAGCACCATTGCTAGAGCACACATGGGCCTGTTGCTGCAACAACTTGTAAAGGCAGATTTATTGCCCCCAGCGCAGTACTACAAAGG GTTAGAAGAGACCCTGGAGGCTGCAGAAGACACGGCCATAGATATACCTCACATCTGGCTCTACCTGGCTGAACTCATTACCCCCATGCTCCATGAGGGAGGCATCCCTATGGGACAGCTCTTCAG GGAGATTTCAAAGCCTCTTGTGCCTCTGGGGCAGGCTGGCGTGCTTCTAGTACAAATCCTCAAGTTGCTCTGCAAAGAAATG ACCCCTAAGAAGGTCGGGGCCATGTGGACTGAGGGTGGGCTCAATTGGAGTGATTTCTTACCCGAGGATGAAGATGTCAACAAGTTCGTCACCGATCAG AAAGTGGAGTTCACCACAGGAGAGGAGATGGAGTCAAAGGACATGGATGAGAAGAAGGTCCTCTCTGGAGAGGAGCTCAGCAAACACCTGGACCGACTCCTCCAGGACAAGGCCAACAACCAGCGCATCAGAGACTGGGTCGAG gctAACTTGGATGAGCAGCAAACTGCTTCCAACCAGTTTGTGCGAGCATTGATGACATCAGTGTGTCAGTCTGCAATCATAT GTGACAACCCGTACAGGGTGGACGCACGGCAGATCGGTCAGAGGGCCAGTCTGCTGCAGAGATACCTGTCTGATGAGCAGAAGGAGCTGCAGGCCCTCTACGCCCTCCAGGCTCTGATGGTGCACATGGAGCAGCCAGCGA ACCTGCTGCGCATGTTCTTCGACGCCTTGTACGACGAGGACGTTATTAAAGAGGATGCCTTCTATAAATGGGAGACCAGCAAAGACCCTGCAGAGCAAACAGGCAAAGGTGTGGCCTTGAAATCAGTCACCGCTTTCTTCACCTGGCTCCGCGAGGCCGAGGAGGAGTCTGACAAGGAATAA
- the eif4g1a gene encoding eukaryotic translation initiation factor 4 gamma 1a isoform X2, whose protein sequence is MNKPPQPITGPTSVPNPAPSPGLTQAAYGPGQPPSLVFATPPPPQMNSAPQPRQFAAGPRTLHQQGGYRALQSYYQNRPAMATSAPRVQTSSGPRPVGPTQVYPHSSQMMMMSFPGSPQGYFIPPGQYRAPYMAPTQQYPVTSGTAGFYPGTSPAEYPAYEPSLAARERRGGGGRGGGRENGRLSLHGAPLTSQRYPAGAYYPAQPQYSQSVQPAPVMINPAQQQQQAPPPQQPPAQSQGPPKRERKPVVCHNKRAAHLFSEIRIRDPNQGGRDITEEIMSGGRSTTTPTPPQASTADGSPAQTNGEVTQPTTTVTRRDENTEPPTSAESPPPLATANTEPVVEVKQELENQMIPPAELAVQSVAPTAVAEVPCPLIKDLQSPCSLPAASTTTAPPEAENKVDTNVGDTVDAPVGPSASLAAQEAPVKMEEPQAVPPPAEKVPEKEEMKAEELQTLENKEQVASAKFEPAVEVPATFTPVDVAKEETATKTETKVSTPPSSAEEPSAPQTQNATQSPAPKPEPTPAEEAEPLLSNGLPQDTEELSEDMAFSDTTHVDKPDASQSQESTPVAKTVMPAQEEEEEEEEKGEERKEKIEDAPPASVSCPTEESTMQAATSVPKKRKNMKELNKKEAIGDLLDAFTEEQEAKPAPEPSSTQADPVPVAPPEPPAEVVDETWEEKEDKQNAEPTVTSEPTEQKYQYKEEKWKPIDPEDKKRYDREFLLGFQFISASMHKPDGLPTISDVVLDKANKTPMRPVDPARMMNVGPDFTPSYLGNLGSRSVGGPRGPPPGPRRSQQGQRKEPRKIISSMSLGDDVQLNKAEKAWKPTVKKSSRNRAPEEVEDDDPEQAKTRELFKRLRSILNKLTPQKFQELMKQVTELTIDTEERLKGTIDLIFEKAISEPNFSVAYANMCRCLLGLKVPMPDKPGLFVNFRKLLLNRCQKEFEKDQDDDEIFEKKQKEIEAAKEGEECERLKVELQDFKDQARRRSMGNIKFIGELFKLKMLTEAIMHDCVVKLLKNHDEESLECLCRLFSTIGKDLDFEKAKPRMDQYFNQMDKIIKERKTSSRIRFMLQDVLDLRKSGWVPRRGDQGPKTIDQIHKEAEMEEHREQIKVQQQLLSKKEGGGDRGGGRMGGNMGGRGSHTPGGGRTSQPQDEGWNTVPISKNRPIDTTRLSKITKPGSLDFNNQLLAPGGKGMWGSWGKGSSGGTGAKPASGEPDSGRPATSTLNRFSALQQSASLLSSTDSDRRAPQRSSSSRERGGDRDRGERDRFDRFDRSEGREGRDDRSTRNQITKRSFSRESQERGGRAGDLRASTEPVRRVASMTDNRDRGSRDRGSRDRGSRDRGSRDRGSQDRAPSKDLPVKRESAPTPPPPLPKPALSEEELEKKSNAIIEEYLHINDLKEALQCVTELNSASLLYVFVRNGVESTLERSTIARAHMGLLLQQLVKADLLPPAQYYKGLEETLEAAEDTAIDIPHIWLYLAELITPMLHEGGIPMGQLFREISKPLVPLGQAGVLLVQILKLLCKEMTPKKVGAMWTEGGLNWSDFLPEDEDVNKFVTDQKVEFTTGEEMESKDMDEKKVLSGEELSKHLDRLLQDKANNQRIRDWVEANLDEQQTASNQFVRALMTSVCQSAIICDNPYRVDARQIGQRASLLQRYLSDEQKELQALYALQALMVHMEQPANLLRMFFDALYDEDVIKEDAFYKWETSKDPAEQTGKGVALKSVTAFFTWLREAEEESDKE, encoded by the exons ATGAACAAACCACCACAGCCTATAACGGGGCCCACTTCTGTCCCAAACCCTGCCCCATCCCCTGGATTGACACAG GCCGCATACGGTCCTGGACAGCCACCTTCTCTTGTTTTTGCCACCCCTCCACCTCCACAAATGAACTCTGCACCTCAGCCAAGACAG TTTGCTGCAGGCCCCCGTACTTTACACCAACAG GGTGGATACAGAGCATTACAG AGTTACTATCAAAACCGACCAGCCATGGCCACCAGTGCTCCGAGGGTACAGACAAGTAGTGGCCCACGACCTGTCGGACCCACTCAAGTCTACCCGCACAGCtcacagatgatgatgatgtcctTTCCTGGCTCCCCTCAGGGTTACTTTATCCCACCTGGACAG TATCGGGCCCCATATATGGCTCCTACTCAGCAGTATCCTGTGACCAGCGGTACAGCAGGCTTCTATCCGGGAACTAGCCCTGCTGAATACCCTGCTTATG AGCCCTCTCTTGCTGCGAGGGAGAGGCGGGGTGGTGGGGGGAGAGGGGGCGGGCGAGAGAACGGCCGTCTCTCTCTCCACGGTGCTCCTCTCACCTCCCAGCGCTACCCTG CAGGAGCATACTATCCAGCTCAGCCGCAGTACTCTCAGTCTGTCCAGCCGGCACCGGTCATGATCAACCCCGCCCAGCAACAGCAACAAGCCCCGCCTCCTCAGCAACCACCCGCACAGTCACAAGGGCCACCAAAGAGGGAACGCAAACCGGTAGTGTGTCACAACAAAAGGGCAGCACACCTCTTCTCTGag ATAAGGATACGAGACCCCAACCAGGGCGGGCGTGATATCACAGAGGAGATCATGTCAGGTGGACGGTCCACCACCACACCGACTCCTCCACAG GCCTCCACAGCAGATGGAAGTCCTGCACAGACCAATGGTGAAGTTACACAGCCTACCACTACAGTTACGAGAAGAG atgaaaacactgagCCACCTACTAGCGCTGAAAGCCCACCACCTCTTGCCACCGCAAATACAGAGCCTGTGGTCGAGGTGAAACAGGAACTGGAAAACCAGATGATACCGCCTGCCGAGTTAGCCGTACAATCTGTAGCCCCTACAGCCGTTGCAGAGGTGCCATGCCCATTGATAAAGGACCTGCAGTCTCCCTGTTCCCTCCCTGCAGCATCTACTACTACAGCTCCTCCTGAGGCGGAAAATAAAGTTGATACTAATGTTGGTGACACCGTAGACGCTCCTGTCGGCCCTTCTGCATCGTTAGCGGCACAAGAGGCACCTGTCAAAATGGAAGAACCACAGGCTGTCCCACCACCAGCTGAGAAGGTACCAGAAAAGGAAGAAATGAAAGCAGAGGAATTGCAGACATTGGAAAATAAAGAGCAGGTGGCCAGTGCTAAGTTTGAGCCTGCAGTTGAGGTTCCTGCAACATTTACTCCTGTTGACGTGGCAAAAGAAGAAACGgctacaaaaacagaaacaaaagtcTCTACGCCTCCATCCTCTGCAGAGGAACCTTCTGCTCCACAAACCCAGAACGCCACGCAGAGCCCCGCCCCTAAACCCGAACCCACACCGGCTGAAGAAGCAGAGCCTCTTCTCTCCAACGGCCTTCCTCAGGACACTGAGGAACTGTCTGAGGATATGGCATTTTCAGACACTACACACGTTGACAAGCCGGATGCTTCTCAATCTCAGGAATCCACACCTGTGGCTAAAACGGTAATGCCTGcccaggag gaggaggaggaggaggaggagaaaggggaagaaagaaaggagaaaattGAGGATGCTCCTCCTGCCTCTGTTAGCTGCCCTACAGAGGAATCTACTATGCAAG CTGCAACGTCTGTGccaaagaagaggaagaacatGAAGGAGTTAAACAAGAAAGAGGCAATTGGAGACCTCCTGGATGCCTTCACAGAG GAGCAAGAAGCCAAGCCTGCTCCTGAACCCTCGTCCACTCAGGCCGACCCTGTCCCTGTTGCTCCACCTGAACCTCCTGCTGAGGTTGTAGATGAGACCTGGgaggagaaagaagacaagCAAAATGCAGAACCTACTGTTACATCTGAGCCAACTGAGCAGAAATACCAGTACAAAGAAG AAAAATGGAAGCCGATAGACCCAGAAGACAAGAAGCGGTACGACAGGGAGTTCCTCCTGGGTTTCCAGTTTATCAGCGCCAGTATGCACAAACCCGATGGCCTGCCTACCATCAGTGATGTGGTCCTGGACAAG GCAAACAAGACTCCAATGCGTCCTGTTGACCCAGCTCGAATGATGAATGTGGGTCCTGATTTTACTCCCTCGTATTTGGGTAACCTTGGGAGCAGATCGGTGGGAGGACCACGAGGCCCG CCACCTGGGCCACGTCGCTCCCAGCAAGGTCAGAGGAAAGAGCCCAGGAAAATTATCAGCAGCATGTCCCTCGGCGACGACGTGCAGCTCAACAAGGCTGAGAAAGCCTGGAAGCCCACGGTAAAGAAGTCGAGTCGAAACCGTGCCCCGGAGGAAGTTGAAGATGACGATCCAGAACAGGCCAAGACTCGAGAGCTGTTCAAGCGTCTGCGCAGTATCCTCAACAAGCTGACCCCTCAGAAGTTTCAGGAGCTGATGAAACAAGTGACAGAGCTGACAATAGACACGGAGGAGAGGCTGAAAGGAACCATTGACCTCATCTTTGAGAAGGCCATCTCAGAGCCCAACTTCTCTGTGGCCTATGCCAACATGTGCCGCTGCCTTTTGGGG TTGAAAGTCCCCATGCCCGACAAGCCAGGACTCTTTGTGAACTTCCGCAAACTGCTGCTCAACCGCTGCCAGAAAGAGTTTGAGAAGGACCAGGATGATGATGAAATCTTtgagaaaaagcaaaaagaaataGAAGCCGCCAAAGAA GGAGAGGAGTGTGAGCGCTTGAAGGTGGAGCTTCAGGATTTCAAAGACCAGGCTCGCCGGCGTTCAATGGGTAACATAAAGTTCATTGGCGAGCTCTTCAAGCTGAAGATGCTGACAGAGGCCATCATGCACGACTGTGTAGTGAAACTACTGAAGAATCATGATGAAGAGTCTCTGGAGTGTCTCTGCAGGCTGTTCTCCACAATTGGCAAAGACCTGGACTTTGAGAAGGCCAAG CCTCGTATGGATCAGTATTTCAACCAGATGGACAAGATaatcaaagagagaaagacctCATCCAGAATCCGCTTCATGCTACAAGATGTCTTGGATCTCAGAAAG AGTGGATGGGTGCCTCGTAGAGGAGACCAGGGTCCTAAAACAATCGACCAGATCCACAAggaggcagagatggaggagcaCAGAGAACAGATCAAAGTTCAGCAGCAGCTCCTGTCcaagaaagagggaggaggagacagaggaggtgGCAGGATGGGCGGGAACATGGGGGGCCGTGGCTCTCACACACCAGGAGGTGGCCGGACTAGCCAGCCACAGGATGAGGGATGGAACACGGTGCCCATTTCCAAGAACAGACCCATCGACACCACTCGCCTTAGCAAGATCACAAAG CCTGGTTCTCTGGACTTCAACAATCAACTGCTGGCTCCAGGGGGAAAAGGCATGTGGGGTAGCTGGGGCAAAGGCAGCAGTGGAGGAACTGGAGCAAAACCAGCAAGCGGAGAGCCAG ATTCTGGCCGTCCAGCTACCAGTACCCTCAACCGCTTCTCAGCCCTGCAACAGTCTGCTTCGTTGTTGTCTTCAACTGACTCTGATCGCAGAGCTCCTCAGAG GTCAAGCTCAAGCCGCGAGCGTGGTGGCGACAGAGACAGGGGTGAACGCGATCGGTTTGACCGATTCGATCGCAGCGAGGGACGGGAGGGTCGTGACGACAGGAGCACCCGGAACCAAATCACCAAGAGAAGCTTCAGCAGAGAGTCTCAGGAGCGCGGCGGGAGGGCCGGAGACCTTCGGGCCTCGACTGAGCCGGTGCGCCGCGTGGCCAGCATGACCGACAATAGGGACAGAGGAAGCAGGGACCGAGGTAGTCGGGATAGAGGAAGCAGGGACCGAGGAAGCAGAGACAGAGGCAGCCAGGACAGGGCCCCAAGCAAAGATCTCCCAG TTAAGCGTGAGAGCGCCCccactcctcctccccctctcccaaAACCTGCCTTGAGTGAAGAAGAGTTGGAAAAGAAGTCGAATGCCATCATAGAAGAATACCTCCACATTAATGACTTGAAG gaGGCGTTGCAGTGTGTGACGGAACTCAACAGTGCCTCGCTGCTCTATGTGTTTGTGCGGAACGGCGTGGAGTCGACGCTTGAGCGCAGCACCATTGCTAGAGCACACATGGGCCTGTTGCTGCAACAACTTGTAAAGGCAGATTTATTGCCCCCAGCGCAGTACTACAAAGG GTTAGAAGAGACCCTGGAGGCTGCAGAAGACACGGCCATAGATATACCTCACATCTGGCTCTACCTGGCTGAACTCATTACCCCCATGCTCCATGAGGGAGGCATCCCTATGGGACAGCTCTTCAG GGAGATTTCAAAGCCTCTTGTGCCTCTGGGGCAGGCTGGCGTGCTTCTAGTACAAATCCTCAAGTTGCTCTGCAAAGAAATG ACCCCTAAGAAGGTCGGGGCCATGTGGACTGAGGGTGGGCTCAATTGGAGTGATTTCTTACCCGAGGATGAAGATGTCAACAAGTTCGTCACCGATCAG AAAGTGGAGTTCACCACAGGAGAGGAGATGGAGTCAAAGGACATGGATGAGAAGAAGGTCCTCTCTGGAGAGGAGCTCAGCAAACACCTGGACCGACTCCTCCAGGACAAGGCCAACAACCAGCGCATCAGAGACTGGGTCGAG gctAACTTGGATGAGCAGCAAACTGCTTCCAACCAGTTTGTGCGAGCATTGATGACATCAGTGTGTCAGTCTGCAATCATAT GTGACAACCCGTACAGGGTGGACGCACGGCAGATCGGTCAGAGGGCCAGTCTGCTGCAGAGATACCTGTCTGATGAGCAGAAGGAGCTGCAGGCCCTCTACGCCCTCCAGGCTCTGATGGTGCACATGGAGCAGCCAGCGA ACCTGCTGCGCATGTTCTTCGACGCCTTGTACGACGAGGACGTTATTAAAGAGGATGCCTTCTATAAATGGGAGACCAGCAAAGACCCTGCAGAGCAAACAGGCAAAGGTGTGGCCTTGAAATCAGTCACCGCTTTCTTCACCTGGCTCCGCGAGGCCGAGGAGGAGTCTGACAAGGAATAA